In a single window of the Lynx canadensis isolate LIC74 chromosome E2, mLynCan4.pri.v2, whole genome shotgun sequence genome:
- the POLR1G gene encoding DNA-directed RNA polymerase I subunit RPA34: MAGTPSGGAAQFSCPPNFTATSPTSEPTRFSLEVLTDPDTELWLIQAPVDFAPDCLNGRLVPLSGSQIVKGKLAGKRHRYRVLRSSGPQAGGAILLAPSVAAGGGLTCAPAPQGSLRIFEGSQESPPGTLLQPIPTSPPPQIPPDLRPRFCAFGGSLPVTGPGSALALKSPASKKRKKKRQIPEAPAPREAVNGLGALAGDTALGSPDVAKKKKKKQEPPELEVMELVTAEPADEMLEPLEALFPSSTTRKRKRLKGTEEREPGERMLMESQPQLEEEPQEEAVPLPSSKKKKKKKEKGHQVMMESGADEALELERRPLELAGETIEPEPPQEVELQAEAALTPAKKRRKKEKRQDETVEPGAEAVEPPVEPELPGDLEGRASTKKKKKKERGLRATEPRTEVTDPQGEPMEPELPEEREPEAGADPASAKKKKKKRGRESGVPEAAPREETPEPWRSPEPGEVAPTGREKKSKRLQPDPV; encoded by the exons ATGGCGGGGACCCCGTCCGGCG GTGCTGCTCAGTTCTCTTGCCCCCCCAACTTTACCGCGACGTCCCCAACCTCAGAGCCCACCCGTTTCTCTTTGGAAGTGTTAACAGACCCAGATACGGAACTGTGGCTTATCCAGGCCCCTGTAGACTTCGCCCCAGACTG CCTCAACGGGCGGCTAGTGCCTCTCTCTGGCTCCCAGATTGTGAAGGGCAAGTTGGCAGGCAAGCGGCACCGCTACCGGGTCCTCAGAAGCAGCGGTCCCCAGGCTGGAGGAGCAATCCTGCTGGCTCCCTCCGTGGCGGCAGGGGGGGGACTCACCTGTGCCCCAGCCCCCCAGGGCAGCCTGAGGATCTTTGAGGGTTCCCAGGAATCCCCACCAGGGACCCTGCTGCAGCCTATTCCAACAAGCCCCCCGCCACAGATCCCCCCTGACCTGAGGCCCCGGTTCTGTGCCTTTGGAGGCAGCCTACCGGTAACAGGGCCTGGGTCAGCCTTGGCACTGAAGTCACCCGCctcaaaaaagaggaaaaagaagaggcaaaTACCAGAGGCCCCAGCTCCCCGGGAGGCAGTGAATGGGCTGGGGGCCCTGGCGGGGGACACAGCTTTGGGGTCCCCGGATGTggcgaagaagaagaagaaaaagcaggagcCGCCAGAACTCGAGGTGATGGAGCTGGTGACAGCCGAACCCGCGGACGAGATGCTGGAGCCTCTGGAAGCGCTGTTCCCATCATCCACcaccaggaagaggaagaggctgAAGGGGACGGAAGAGAGGGAGCCTGGGGAAAGGATGCTGATGGAGTCTCAGCCGCAGTTGGAGGAGGAGCCACAGGAGGAAGCCGTCCCACTGCCGTCttcgaagaagaagaagaagaagaaagaaaaggggcaccaAGTCATGATGGAGTCGGGGGCTGATGAGGCTCTAGAGCTGGAGAGGAGGCCTCTGGAACTCGCAGGGGAGACGATAGAGCCCGAACCACCACAAGAAGTTGAGCTTCAGGCTGAGGCAGCTCTAACACCCGccaaaaagaggaggaagaaagaaaaacggCAAGACGAGACAGTGGAGCCGGGGGCAGAGGCGGTGGAGCCTCCGGTGGAGCCCGAGTTGCCAGGTGACCTTGAGGGTCGGGCATCcaccaagaagaagaagaagaaagaacggGGGCTCAGAGCAACTGAGCCGAGGACTGAGGTAACGGACCCACAGGGTGAGCCGATGGAGCCTGAGCTTCCGGAAGAGCGTGAACCTGAGGCAGGGGCAGATCCAGCATCTgctaagaagaagaagaagaaacggGGCCGGGAAAGCGGGGTGCCAGAGGCAGCACCCCGGGAGGAGACGCCAGAGCCGTGGCGGAGTCCAGAGCCTGGGGAGGTGGCTCCCACAGGCCGGGAGAAGAAGTCGAAGAGGCTGCAGCCGGATCCTGTGTAG